A portion of the Bacteroides faecium genome contains these proteins:
- a CDS encoding V-type ATP synthase subunit K, with amino-acid sequence MEMNLFIAYIGIAVMVGLSGIGSAYGVTIAGNAAIGALKKNDGAFGNFLVLTALPGTQGLYGFAGYFMFQTIFGILTPEITAIQASAVLGAGIALGLVALFSAIRQGQVCANGIAAIGQGHNVFSNTLILAVFPELYAIVALAATFLIGSALA; translated from the coding sequence ATGGAAATGAATTTGTTTATTGCCTACATTGGCATCGCGGTTATGGTTGGTTTGTCAGGCATTGGTAGTGCTTACGGAGTAACTATTGCAGGTAACGCTGCTATCGGAGCATTGAAGAAGAATGATGGTGCATTCGGTAACTTCCTGGTATTGACAGCCCTTCCGGGTACACAGGGACTTTACGGTTTTGCCGGTTACTTTATGTTCCAGACTATTTTCGGTATCCTGACTCCTGAGATTACAGCTATCCAGGCATCGGCAGTGCTTGGTGCCGGTATCGCTTTGGGATTGGTTGCCTTGTTCTCAGCTATCCGTCAGGGACAGGTTTGTGCCAACGGTATCGCTGCTATCGGTCAGGGACACAATGTATTTAGTAACACACTGATTCTGGCTGTATTCCCGGAACTTTATGCTATTGTAGCTTTGGCTGCAACCTTCTTGATTGGTAGCGCTCTCGCATAA